A region from the Aegilops tauschii subsp. strangulata cultivar AL8/78 chromosome 5, Aet v6.0, whole genome shotgun sequence genome encodes:
- the LOC109733636 gene encoding homeobox-leucine zipper protein HOX6, which produces MEQGEEDGDWMMEPAAGKKGGAMIDRKKRFSEEQIKSLESMFATQTKLEPRQKLQLARELGLQPRQVAIWFQNKRARWKSKQLERQYAALRDDYDALLSSYDQLKKDKQALLNQLEKLAEMLREPGGAKCGDNAGAAARDDVRFAVAGMSMKDEFVDAGGASKLYSASEGCGGSGKLSLFGEDDDDAGLFLRPSLQLPTAHDGGFTASGPAEYQQQSPSSFPFHSSWPSSAAEQTCSSSQWWEFESPSE; this is translated from the exons ATGGAGCagggggaggaggacggggactgGATGATGgagccggcggcggggaagaagggCGGGGCGATGATCGACAGGAAGAAGCGCTTCAGCGAGGAGCAGATCAAGTCGCTCGAGTCCATGTTCGCCACACAGACCAAGCTGGAGCCCCGCCAGAAGCTGCAGCTGGCCCGGGAGCTCGGCCTGCAGCCGCGCCAGGTCGCCATCTGGTTCCAGAACAAGCGCGCGCGCTGGAAGTCCAAGCAGCTCGAGCGCCAGTACGCCGCGCTCCGCGACGACTACGACGCGCTGCTCTCCAGCTACGACCAGCTCAAGAAGGACAAGCAAGCGCTCCTCAACCAG CTGGAGAAGCTAGCGGAGATGCTGCGGGAGCCGGGCGGGGCCAAGTGCGGAGATAATGCCGGCGCTGCCGCCAGGGACGACGTGCGCTTTGCCGTGGCCGGCATGAGCATGAAGGACGAGTTCGTGGACGCCGGCGGGGCCAGCAAGCTCTACTCGGCGTCCGAGGGCTGCGGCGGCAGCGGCAAGCTCTCGCTCTTcggcgaggacgacgacgacgcggGCCTCTTCCTCCGGCCCTCGCTGCAGCTGCCAACCGCGCACGACGGCGGCTTCACGGCGTCTGGGCCGGCCGAGTACCAGCAGCAGTCGCCGTCGTCGTTCCCGTTCCACTCGAGCTGGCCGTCGTCCGCGGCGGAGCAGACCTGCAGCAGCTCCCAATGGTGGGAGTTCGAGTCCCCGAGCGAGTAG
- the LOC109733635 gene encoding small ribosomal subunit protein bTHXm has translation MALRMAAAAFVRRLAPARPPALLAEGEAVTCGRGDKKTKRGKRFKGSYGNSRPKREKKIERIKDRVEVPRSTPWPLPFKLI, from the coding sequence ATGGCGCtgcggatggcggcggcggcgttcgtGCGGCGCCTGGCGCCGGCGCGCCCCCCGGCGCTCCTGGCGGAGGGGGAGGCCGTGACGTGCGGGCGCGGGGACAAGAAGACCAAGCGCGGGAAGCGGTTCAAGGGCTCCTACGGCAACTCGCGGCCGAAGCGGGAGAAGAAGATCGAGCGCATCAAGGACCGCGTCGAGGTGCCCCGCTCCACCCCGTGGCCCCTCCCCTTCAAGCTCATCTGA